The genomic segment CGACCTGTCCAAATTCAagtaattaatagaaatatataatagtatattattgttattttatacaTTCATGTTGttttaacaatatatattaatCTTACATTTCTTAGGAGCAAGCAACATTGACACCACTCCCAGTTAGTCAACCTCTTCAAGTTGTTACGCAAAATGCAAACAATGTCTCTCAGCGGTCTGTTCAAAACCAGGTAATGAGACATAgtacattaaatttaaatagtaaaaggtataatttcatatgaatgttttaatttcatatatgaaaagattactatattataaacaaaatatGTTAATTTGACCATTTAATTCTATAATgaacaatataaataaaatatataacaattagTCATTTGactagtttaatttaattaatatctaaaatttattttttatataattcattTCTCTAAAATTATGATTATTTTTTGTATaggagaaaaatataaacaaataagAATTagttatttctttcattttctcaCAAATAGAATAATATAGCACAATTAGATGGTCCACTTGGAGATTCGTCAGATGATgatgaagaagaggaagaagaggataatgaagatgaagaagaagaccTTGATGATAAAGAAGAAGACGAAAATGATGAGGCTGCGGCAAGAGAAGAGGTCTTTAAAATATTTCGTTATTTTAGTTCCGTTTTATTTGTGCTGTGCTACGAAATAGAAAaatcatttatttaataatatgacTCCTATTTCGTAGGAGCCGTTAAATTCAGAAGATGATGTAACAGATGATGACCCGGCAGATCTTTTTGATACTGATAATGTTGTTGTTTGTCAGTATGACAaggtatttaataattttactgCAATATATTATtctgataaataaaaaatgatttaaagagatttatttatcaaaatccaaatatatttattaataatatttttttaataaatgaaaaatcaatttttaGATAACAAGGAGTAGAAATAAATGGAAATTCTACCTCAAAGACGGAATAATGAACCTTAATGGCAAAGATTATGTTTTTCAGAAAATGAATGGTGATGCGGAATGGTAAATAATATGTAAAACTATGGGAATCAATTTGGTAATGTGTTCACGTGAAATTAGTTCAAAATTTATCTTTAAATTTGTGCTCTAAaagttttttaatttctttaatcaCGATATGCGATACttgttttaaaatttatatgaCGCAGGATTAGGCTCGATTGGAATTtctactttttttctttttttctttttttcttttttttcttttttttttttaatgtgaaAAGTGCACTGAAACCTCAGTTATTCAattgaataaaaaatttttatacTTATCGATCTTAAGTTTAAgaaagaatattaataataaattcttttatGCCTTTAATTAAAGGAGAGCATAAAGATTTTgaattaaaataagaaaatattagtCATTCCAAAATTCGcataattcaaatttaattTGAAGCAAATATCGTATGATCAAGATTTCACTGTATAAAAAGCTCAATAATCAAGCAAGTCTGGTATTGTATTTTGAACAGTCTCCAAGTTTTTTCATGTGAGTTTACTATGTAAATAAATTCTAAAGGATTGCAATCCACCATAAATATGTGATGCTCTTAACAATAAATGTGTCTTATACTGTTAAAAACCttaatacataatatgtataattgtttTCCCTCTTCCTGTtccttttaaaattataagtatGAAAGTTCTATATTATtcaaaaacaaaaatatatatagtttcatCAAAATTTATTTACTTAAAAACATGTTATCTTTTTCTAACTTTTTATCCTCTAATTCACTAATAATTCGTGGGACCTCCTGTAATAGTTCTTCTGcatttgtttcaaaatcttTGTCCAACCAAATATCTTTTAATTCCTTAATAACAATGCCCATCATTTTCCCCTTCTTAACATATTGTTTTAACATGTTTCCACTAACTGGAAATCTGAAACACATCAAAGAGTACATAAGAATTCATTATAAAACATATTAAGAGTAACAGCAATAGTAAATctttaataaaagaataatcttttatcatttatgaatattgaatatttcattttaagaaATTAGTATAAATATAATGTTAGTAGAAAAGTTAGTAGAAAagatgaaaaatatttacattttaacgtattttctattataattatatttcagattgttataattttaaaattggTTGTTACCTTGGTATTACTAATTTTTCTACATCTTTAGCAAGACTAAAATATTGTTTAGAGTTTAATAATTCACAAATATAACTTCTTGCATTAACAACATTTCCTTTCCAATGAATAAGAATTCCTTTGCAAAATTTTAGATTTACTGAAGGTTTGTCTTCCCCGTATCTAACCAAAAATAATGCTAAATCTCTTTCATATGCAGATAACTTTAATCTATTATGAAGTTGCAATACTTCATTTTCATCTTTTAGCATTACAGCAAGATAAGTAATTGGTtgcaaagaaatattattttttttagatGTATCGTGAACGATCTCAAAGTTTTTTATATTTGGATTTTCTGGAAGTCCCACATATCTgaaattaaatatcaataaataCATCACGTTAAGTTTATTTTCATTCTACTGTTTAATTTACTATTACCTTGTGATGCCACATTCTAGCAATTTCAAAGTTATTTCTTTAACATAATTTCCAGAGAGGATTTTTGACCATTCATTCCAAATTCTTTCCCCAGATACTCCTTCCAATCCATGTACATTTTCTTTTATTGCTATTATGGTAGATTCATCATGAATATCTGGTTGTTGTGCAACTCTTCCATAAAATCGAAAATACCTATATGATATAAATTTTATGCAATTAAACAAAAgaatttctatataaaaataacTTAATTTCAGTTtacttaatattaatttatctaacttgaaaagatgtgtatatatatatatatatatatatatatatatatatatatatatatatatatatatatatatataattaattatgtgAAAAACTAATGAAAAAATACCTTAAAATGCGAAGATAATCTTCCTTAATCCTACATGTTGGATTTCCTACAAAAACAACTCTTCGTTTCTGTAAATCATCATAACCGAAGAAATAATCATATATTCTTCCTTCAAAATCCAGAAACATGGAATTTATTGTCAGATCTCTACGAAGAGCATCTACTTTCCAATCTTTTGTAAATTGGACTTTTGCATGTCTACCATCAGTGTGTGTGTCGATTCTAAGTGTAGTTACTTCAAAATTTTCTTTATCATTTATTCTTGAAGTAATTGTACCTGAAATAATTTCCATAAAAGAATTTAATTCTGTTACAATATATcattttaataataacaaaaaatacTGGTATATATTTCAACATACCATGCTTTTCCCCTTTATTATTAATCAttctgatattttctttttcaaacatacttttcatttcctcTGGGGTAGCATCTGTTGCAAAATCTAAATCTACAGGTTTTATATTCATTAAAATATCTCTGACAGCACCACCAGCAAGTTTTAGTTGATAATTATACTTTTTAAACAATTGTGCTAAAGTATTAAGTTCTGGTGTAAATATAGAATGAAACAATGGATTATCCAGTTTTTTAACTACTGGATCAGATCTGCTTTGTGGCATTATTCCCTCCTTCATGATAACTTTTTGCCAAGTTTTGTACACCTTTTCAAAATTTTGAATGTTAGttattaaaacaattttaatgaaataaaatcttTTATGACATCATTCATATGAAGCTTCAATCTTTATAAGAACTTAACCTAAATATTTTAGTAAAAgagtatatttgaaatattacatatttactCTTAAAAGGCGATAAGAAGAAGTATAATTTACGCCAGAAAGGATTGTAAACATCACTTAGA from the Bombus affinis isolate iyBomAffi1 chromosome 11, iyBomAffi1.2, whole genome shotgun sequence genome contains:
- the LOC126922190 gene encoding CCA tRNA nucleotidyltransferase 1, mitochondrial isoform X1, yielding MFTILSGVNYTSSYRLLRVYKTWQKVIMKEGIMPQSRSDPVVKKLDNPLFHSIFTPELNTLAQLFKKYNYQLKLAGGAVRDILMNIKPVDLDFATDATPEEMKSMFEKENIRMINNKGEKHGTITSRINDKENFEVTTLRIDTHTDGRHAKVQFTKDWKVDALRRDLTINSMFLDFEGRIYDYFFGYDDLQKRRVVFVGNPTCRIKEDYLRILRYFRFYGRVAQQPDIHDESTIIAIKENVHGLEGVSGERIWNEWSKILSGNYVKEITLKLLECGITRYVGLPENPNIKNFEIVHDTSKKNNISLQPITYLAVMLKDENEVLQLHNRLKLSAYERDLALFLVRYGEDKPSVNLKFCKGILIHWKGNVVNARSYICELLNSKQYFSLAKDVEKLVIPRFPVSGNMLKQYVKKGKMMGIVIKELKDIWLDKDFETNAEELLQEVPRIISELEDKKLEKDNMFLSK
- the LOC126922190 gene encoding CCA tRNA nucleotidyltransferase 1, mitochondrial isoform X2 translates to MKEGIMPQSRSDPVVKKLDNPLFHSIFTPELNTLAQLFKKYNYQLKLAGGAVRDILMNIKPVDLDFATDATPEEMKSMFEKENIRMINNKGEKHGTITSRINDKENFEVTTLRIDTHTDGRHAKVQFTKDWKVDALRRDLTINSMFLDFEGRIYDYFFGYDDLQKRRVVFVGNPTCRIKEDYLRILRYFRFYGRVAQQPDIHDESTIIAIKENVHGLEGVSGERIWNEWSKILSGNYVKEITLKLLECGITRYVGLPENPNIKNFEIVHDTSKKNNISLQPITYLAVMLKDENEVLQLHNRLKLSAYERDLALFLVRYGEDKPSVNLKFCKGILIHWKGNVVNARSYICELLNSKQYFSLAKDVEKLVIPRFPVSGNMLKQYVKKGKMMGIVIKELKDIWLDKDFETNAEELLQEVPRIISELEDKKLEKDNMFLSK